From the bacterium genome, the window TGCTCGTCCATGAAGACGTAGTCGCTGCCATCCTGGTAGCTGTAGGTCATCTTGCGGCTGAGCACGTCCACGCGCTCGACCTTGTCCGGCGATCCGTAGCGAAGCTCCTTGTTCACACCGGTCTGCAGGTTCTTCATCTTGACCTGGACGTGGGCGGGGCCCTTGCCCGGGGTCACGTGATTCATCTCGGTGACGCGGAAGAGCTCGCCGTCGATCTGATGGATCTGGCCGGCGCGGATCTGGGTAGCGATGATCTTCATGGATAGCCTCACGGTGACGGGCGAAGGGGCCCGGGCGAGGGCGCAAGATAGCAGAGGCGGCGAACAGCGGCAAGACTCAGGCGGACCAGGCGTCCAGGCTCGCGGCAACGGACTCGACCAGGGCCCCGAGATCGTAGCCCCCCTCGAGCACGGCGACGAGGCGGCCTCCGCAGAGCTCGTCGGCGAGCGCGCCCAGCTGCGCGCTGAGCTGGCCGTAGCCCGCGGTCGTCACGTCGTGCTGGGCCAGCGGATCGGCGTGATGCCCGTCGTAGCCGGCCGAGACGAGCAGGAAGTCCGGCCGGAAGCCGCGCAGCGCGGCGCTGAGCTCGCCCCCGACCCAGTGCAGGTATTGCTCGTCGCCGCTGCCCGGTCCGAGCGGCCGGTTCAGCGTGCAGTCCAGGCCGGGGCCGGCGCCCACTTCGCTGCGCCGGCCGGTGCCGGGGTAGAGCGGCGACTGGTGGCAGCTCGCGTAGAACACGGTCGGGTCCTCCCAGAAGATCTCCTGCGTCCCGTTGCCGTGGTGGACGTCGAAATCGACGATGGCCACCTTGGCCGCCAGGCCCGCCTCCTGCAGCGAGCGCGCGGCGACCGCCGCGTTGTTGAAGAGGCAGAAGCCCATCGCCCGGCTGGACTCGGCGTGATGCCCGGGCGGGCGCAGCGCGCAGAAGGCGCGCCGTGCCTCGCCCGCCGCCACCGCGCGGCAGGCCGCGATCGCCGCGCCCGCCGCGCAGAGCGCCGCCCGCCAGCTCGCGGGCACGACCGGCGTGTCGGGATCGAGGTAGCCCGGCCCGCGGGCGCAGCCGGCGCGCACCCGCTCGAGGTGGCCGCTCGTGTGCGCGGCGGTGATGGCCCCCTCGGCGGCCACGGGCGCCTCCCGGAGCCAGCGGTAGCGCGCCGGATCGAGGCCGGCGAACAAGCCCTCGAGCGCCGCGAGGCGCGCTGCGCGCTCCGGGTGCCCGTGCCCCGTGTCGTGAGCGTGGCCGCTCGAATCGGTGTAGATGGCCAGCGGCGCCCGCACGCGCAACCTCGCCGTCGCTCTGGACTCGCCCAGCCTCCGCCCTTCGGATGCAGGCGGAGTCAGTATGCCACGGCGTCCCCCACCGCACCAGTCTCGCGCCGGCGCCGCGTTGACGCCCGGCGCCCGCGCGTGCTACTCCTGCCCCACCCCTTCGCGGAGGCCGCGATGACCAGCCACCCCCTCGCGGGTCAATGGGCCCTCGTCCTCGGCGCGTCGAGCGGCTTCGGCGCTGCGTCGGCGCTGGCCCTGGCCCGCCGCAGCTGCCACATCGCGGGCGTGCACCTGGACCGCCGGGCGACGCTGCCCAAGGTCCAGGAGATCATCGGCGCCATCGAGGCGACGGGGGTGCGCGCGCTCTTCTTCAACGTCAACGCCTCGAGCCAGGAGAAGCGCGACGAGGTGATCCAGCAGCTGCAGGCCGTCGGCGTCGGGCGCTTGCAGGTGCTGCTGCACAGTCTCGCCTTCGGGTCGCTGCTCCCCTACTTCCCCGCGGCGGTCGCGGGCGGCGAGCCACCACCCACCATGGGCCGCGACCGCATGGAGATGACCCTCGACGTCATGGCCCACAGCCTCGTCTACTGGACGCAGGACCTGCTGGCGGCCGGCCTGCTCGGCGCCGGCAGCCGCATCTTCTCGATGACCTCCTCGGGCGGGAGCCGAGTAATGCCCAGCTACGGCGCCGTGAGCGCCGCCAAGGCCGCCCTGGAGAGCCACACCCGCCAGATGGCGATGGAGCTCGCGCCGCGGGGGATCACGGTCAATGCCCTGCGCGCCGGGGTCACGGACACGCCGGCCCTGCGCATGATCCCGGGCAACGAACGGATCCTGGCGATGGCCCGCGAGCGCAATCCCTCCGGCCGGCTCACCCTGCCCGAGGACGTGGCGGGCGCCCTCGTCGCGCTCTGCGGGCCCGGCACGGACTGGATCACCGGCAATGTGATCGGCGTCGACGGCGGCGAGGACATCGTCGGCTGAGACCGGGGCCGGGCGTTCGCCGCCGCGGACCCGGAGCGAAGGAGGAGTCGATGCCGATCCCGAAACAGCTGCCCCCGGCTTCCGGCAGCGAGCCGCCGGACGATAGTCACACGCCCTTCGTCCACTGCGCACCGCACACGCGGGCCGGTGAGCCCTTCCCGATCGCCGTGCGCGTCGGCCACGTGGCCGAGCACACGGACGACCCGGAGCACTACATCCCCTGGGTGCAGCTCTGGAGCGGCGAGCGCCTGCTCGCCGAGGCGCGCTTCGCCCAGGGGCTGCTTGGCGGCCAGGGCGCGTGCGGCAACGCGACCGTGACCTTCAACTTGGTGCCGGCGCCGGGAACCCTCGATCTGACCGCCCTGGCCTACTGCAACCGGCACGGCCTCTGGGAGAGCGCGCCGGTCCGCGTCGAAGTCGAAGCGCCCACGGAGGACTGAGGGATCCCGAGCCGACCGGCCGCAGCAGAGGCCGGCGCTGCGGCCATCGGTTCGCGCGCCCGAGGAGCGCGAACGGATGGGACCCTTGGGAAAGGGCTTGCCGGGGGCCCGACCGATCGCTACGCTGCG encodes:
- a CDS encoding histone deacetylase; translation: MAIYTDSSGHAHDTGHGHPERAARLAALEGLFAGLDPARYRWLREAPVAAEGAITAAHTSGHLERVRAGCARGPGYLDPDTPVVPASWRAALCAAGAAIAACRAVAAGEARRAFCALRPPGHHAESSRAMGFCLFNNAAVAARSLQEAGLAAKVAIVDFDVHHGNGTQEIFWEDPTVFYASCHQSPLYPGTGRRSEVGAGPGLDCTLNRPLGPGSGDEQYLHWVGGELSAALRGFRPDFLLVSAGYDGHHADPLAQHDVTTAGYGQLSAQLGALADELCGGRLVAVLEGGYDLGALVESVAASLDAWSA
- a CDS encoding SDR family oxidoreductase, with product MTSHPLAGQWALVLGASSGFGAASALALARRSCHIAGVHLDRRATLPKVQEIIGAIEATGVRALFFNVNASSQEKRDEVIQQLQAVGVGRLQVLLHSLAFGSLLPYFPAAVAGGEPPPTMGRDRMEMTLDVMAHSLVYWTQDLLAAGLLGAGSRIFSMTSSGGSRVMPSYGAVSAAKAALESHTRQMAMELAPRGITVNALRAGVTDTPALRMIPGNERILAMARERNPSGRLTLPEDVAGALVALCGPGTDWITGNVIGVDGGEDIVG
- a CDS encoding dethiobiotin synthase produces the protein MPIPKQLPPASGSEPPDDSHTPFVHCAPHTRAGEPFPIAVRVGHVAEHTDDPEHYIPWVQLWSGERLLAEARFAQGLLGGQGACGNATVTFNLVPAPGTLDLTALAYCNRHGLWESAPVRVEVEAPTED